One Lycium barbarum isolate Lr01 chromosome 5, ASM1917538v2, whole genome shotgun sequence genomic window carries:
- the LOC132642125 gene encoding multiple organellar RNA editing factor 5, chloroplastic/mitochondrial-like, which yields MASKITKSISRTLYTSRYSYRLLSSTSSSSSSSSPSITQQPSLPTVRSSFLLSHSLLPTNPNFLKPFSLNSVRFRVNRSGNSPYTPGTGDRAPTEMAPLFPGCDYEHWLIVMDKPGGEGAHKQQMIECYVQTLAKVLGSAPTEMATLFLGCDYEHWLIVMDKPINLVVKVLINSK from the exons ATGGCCTCCAAAATCACCAAATCAATTTCTCGTACTCTTTACACTTCTCGTTACTCTTATCGCCTCCTCTCATccacgtcatcatcatcatcttcatcatcaccGTCCATTACTCAACAACCATCTCTCCCAACCGTCAGATCTTCATTTCTACTTTCCCACTCTCTCCTCCCTACAAACCCTAATTTCCTTAAACCCTTCAGTCTTAACTCGGTCCGGTTCAGAGTGAACCGGTCAGGTAACTCACCGTATACTCCTGGAACCGGTGACCGGGCACCGACTGAAATGGCCCCACTGTTTCCGGGCTGTGATTATGAACATTGGCTTATTGTTATGGATAAACCTGGTGGTGAAGGTGCTCATAAACAGCAAATGATTGAGTGTTATGTTCAAACCCTTGCTAAAGTCCTTGGAAG TGCTCCGACTGAGATGGCCACACTGTTTCTGGGTTGTGATTATGAACATTGGCTTATTGTAATGGATAAACCTATAAACCTGGTGGTGAAGGTGCTCATAAACAGCAAATGA
- the LOC132640149 gene encoding peroxisome biogenesis protein 12, which translates to MLFQVGGQGTRPTFFEMAAAQQLPSSLRAALTYSLGVLALRRPFIHKILDYEDECFALLTLVLETHSLRTTDGSFAESLYGLRRRAVKIKLKGDNKGLDAREEINHTGLEKRQKVLSVVFLVVLPYLRSKLHSIYNKEREAALQASLWGHEGERFGDTDYLDGGGNPIVSTSGSDTEESVRERLRKKIRKIIAACYPWIHAGNEGLSFAYQLLYLLDATGFYSLGLHALGIHVCRATGQELMDTSSRISKIRSRERERLRGPPWLKAVQSALLSCAYGVLDYAQTGLIAAVFFFKMMEWWYQSAEERMSAPTVYPTPPPPPPPKVAKEGIPLPSDRTLCPLCSQKRANPSVVAVSGLVFCYSCVFRYVSQYKRCPVTLMPATVDQIRRLFHDV; encoded by the exons ATGTTGTTTCAAGTAGGAGGACAAGGGACTCGTCCCACTTTCTTCGAAATGGCTGCTGCTCAACAATTACCTTCTAGTCTCCGTGCCGCTTTAACTTATTCCTTAGGT GTTTTAGCTTTAAGAAGACCTTTCATCCATAAAATTCTAGATTACGAGGATGAGTGCTTCGCCTTGCTTACACTAGTTCTTGAAACGCATAGCTTACGAACTACAG ATGGGTCTTTTGCTGAGTCTTTATATGGCCTCCGAAGAAGGGCAGTTAAGATAAAACTTAAAGGAGATAACAAAGGTCTAGACGCCAGAGAAGAAATTAATCACACTGGGTTGGAGAAGCGCCAAAAAGTTCTTTCGGTtgtgtttctg GTTGTATTGCCATATCTTAGATCAAAATTGCATTCAATCTACAATAAAGAAAGAGAGGCTGCTCTTCAAGCTAGTTTATGGGGCCACGAGGGTGAGAGGTTTGGTGACACTGACTATCTTGATGGAGGCGGGAACCCCATAGTTTCAACAAGCGGTTCAGATACAGAAGAATCAGTTAGAGAGCGTTTGAGAAAGAAAATCAGAAAGATCATAGCTGCTTGCTACCCATGGATACATGCTGGAAATGAAG GTTTATCATTTGCTTACCAGCTACTATATTTGCTGGATGCTACTGGATTTTACTCTCTAGGACTCCATGCTCTTGGTATTCATGTTTGTCGGGCTACAGGACAGGAGCTG ATGGATACTTCTTCTAGGATTTCTAAAATAAGAAGCCGTGAACGCGAGAGACTTCGTGGACCCCCTTGGCTAAAG GCAGTACAAAGTGCTTTACTAAGTTGTGCATATGGAGTTCTCGACTATGCTCAAACTGGCCTCATTGCTGCGGTGTTTTTCTTTAAA ATGATGGAGTGGTGGTACCAGTCAGCAGAAGAAAGGATGTCAGCTCCAACTGTTTATCCAACCCCACCTCCTCCTCCACCCCCAAAA GTTGCAAAAGAGGGAATTCCACTACCTTCAGACAGAACGCTATGTCCTTTGTGCTCTCAAAAGCGTGCAAATCCCTCAGTAGTGGCAGTTTCAGGACTTGTCTTCTGCTATTCTTGCGTTTTCAGATATGTCTCTCAG TATAAGCGATGCCCTGTGACACTGATGCCTGCAACTGTGGATCAGATCAGAAGACTATTTCATGATGTTTAA
- the LOC132640150 gene encoding deaminated glutathione amidase, chloroplastic/cytosolic codes for MNLCLNTELTSTRSFRYKSTVASARTVKVAGKSISMANSVKVAAAQMTSVNNLAVNFATCSRLVKEAASAGAKLLCLPENFSFVGDLQGESLKIAEPLDGPIMKGYCSLARESNIWLSLGGFQEKGSDDAHLRNTHVLIDDNGNIRSTYSKMHLFDVDVPGGAVYKESSFTEAGKDIVAVDSPFGRLGVTVCYDLRFPELYQQLRFHHDAQVLLVPAAFTTVTGQAHWEILLRARAIETQCYVIAAAQAGKHNEKRESYGDTLIIDPWGTIVGRLSDRTSTGITIADIDFSLIDSVRAKMPVSKHRKPAEFWNQPL; via the exons ATGAATTTATGTCTGAATACAGAATTGACTAGCACGAGAAGCTTCCGTTACAAGTCCACCGTGGCATCTGCTCGCACCGTCAAAGTCGCCGGAAAATCCATTTCCATGGCTAACTCCGTTAAAGTCGCCGCTGCTCAAATGACGTCCGTTAATAACCTCGCCGTTAACTTTGCCACGTGTTCTCGCCTCGTTAAG GAAGCAGCTTCAGCGGGGGCTAAATTGCTATGTCTTCCTGAAAATTTCTCTTTTGTGGGAGACCTACAGGGAGAGAGTCTTAAAATTGCTGAGCCCCTAGATGGACCTATTATGAAAGGCTATTGTTCTCTTGCAAG GGAATCAAATATTTGGTTGTCGCTAGGAGGATTCCAAGAAAAAGGGAGTGATGATGCACACTTGCGCAACACTCATGTTCTCATTGATGATAATGGAAATATTAGGAGCACTTACAGTAAGATGCATCT ATTTGACGTGGATGTTCCTGGAGGTGCAGTTTATAAAGAGAGCAGTTTCACTGAAGCTG GAAAGGATATTGTTGCGGTGGACAGCCCCTTCGGACGTTTGGGTGTTACTGTTTGTTACGATTTAAGATTCCCTGAGTTGTATCAACAACTGAGGTTCCATCATGATGCACAG GTTTTGTTAGTACCTGCTGCTTTCACCACAGTGACTGGTCAGGCACATTGGGAGATTCTTCTTCGCGCTCGTGCAATTGAAACACAGTGTTAT GTCATAGCTGCTGCTCAAGCAGGGAAGCATAATGAAAAAAGGGAAAGCTATGGAGATACCTTAATAATTGATCCATGGGGAACAATAGTTGGTCGGTTGTCAG ATCGGACGTCAACAGGTATTACTATTGCAGATATTGACTTCTCGTTAATAGATTCAGTCCGAGCAAAGATGCCAGTATCTAAG CACCGCAAGCCTGCTGAGTTCTGGAATCAGCCTCTATGA